A stretch of the Metopolophium dirhodum isolate CAU chromosome 8, ASM1992520v1, whole genome shotgun sequence genome encodes the following:
- the LOC132950422 gene encoding putative inorganic phosphate cotransporter: MQSKARLLEDEFSERGKIPGVRYLQSFLLFLCLFAAYLLRVSISVAIVAMTPDKNSTDFLLETHYHIPVFNWTQHTKSLILSAFFWGYLIMNLPAAMIGRRYNNQILLAMSMMLTVALSLVTPSLVIAFNWPVLVLIRFLQGLTQAFTMPMIHGISAKWAPPNERGRLVGFVLGGLQFGTVVTLVGSGILASTRSGWPSIYYVSGAFGIFWVILWLLLGSESPDTHRLITQSEKNYIKSSLTQTVSEKKNLITPWKEIFTSMPVWAVTISHAGHNCGFWLLLSEMPTFISAVLKFDIKSDGLVSALPYLAMWLCQFPVTYFADYMNKKKVTSLTFSRKFWNTLGMSGGALGLVVLGYMGENANAAICMYVFVVAIGCCTNVGFNINHLDLAPNYAGILMGFTNAVAALGGVMAPTVCGFIVHDQTSVDEWRVVFTLGAVILFFSSIFYIIFGSAEVQPWNEPKNESVGVRSFMQMKTDYGSSAEYTSSPSSFVKVTSKFTMFVRQ; the protein is encoded by the exons gtggaAAAATTCCTGGCGTTCGATACCTGCAgagttttttattgtttctatGCCTTTTCGCAGCTTACCTGTTGCGGGTTAGCATATCCGTCGCAATAGTGGCTATGACGCCTGACAAGAATTCTACTGACTTCTTACTAGAAACGCATTACCACATTCCT GTATTCAATTGGACACAACACACGAAGAGTTTGATCTTGAGCGCATTTTTCTGGGGCTACCTCATCATGAACCTGCCAGCAGCCATGATCGGTCGCCGGTACAACAATCAAATACTATTGGCCATGAGTATGATGTTGACCGTAGCTCTAAGTCTAGTCACACCATCATTAGTGATTGCTTTCAATTGGCCGGTGCTCGTACTTATTCGGTTCTTGCAGGGCCTTACTCAG gcGTTCACCATGCCAATGATACATGGCATCAGCGCCAAGTGGGCGCCACCGAATGAACGTGGTCGTCTCGTTGGATTTGTATTGGGAG GTCTCCAATTTGGCACGGTCGTAACATTAGTTGGTTCTGGAATACTGGCCAGTACTCGATCGGGATGGCCATCAATTTATTACGTTAGTGGTGCATTTGGAATTTTTTGggtaatattatggttattacttGGGTCAGAAAGCCCAGATACACATCGTCTAATTACTCAATCTGAGAAAAACTACATAAAATCATCACTAACCCAAACGGTTTCGGAGAAAAAG AACTTGATAACTCCTTGGAAAGAGATATTCACTTCAATGCCAGTATGGGCTGTTACGATCTCACATGCTGGTCACAATTGTGGATTTTGGTTGCTGCTTAGTGAAATGCCCACGTTTATAAGTGCTGTACTAAAGTTCGACATTAAATCG GATGGACTTGTGTCTGCATTACCTTACTTGGCCATGTGGCTGTGTCAGTTTCCAGTCACATATTTTGCCGattatatgaacaaaaaaaaagtgacttCTCTCACTTTTTCGCGTAAATTTTGGAATAccttag GAATGAGCGGTGGTGCGTTGGGTCTCGTGGTCCTAGGCTACATGGGTGAAAACGCAAACGCAGccatatgtatgtatgtgttcGTAGTAGCCATCGGCTGCTGTACGAATGTGGGTTTCAACATTAACCACCTCGATTTGGCACCCAATTACGCCGGGATTTTGATGGGCTTCACGAACGCCGTGGCCGCCCTGGGCGGTGTGATGGCACCCACCGTCTGCGGGTTCATCGTACACGATCAA acttcGGTGGACGAGTGGAGGGTCGTGTTCACGCTGGGAGCCGTCATACTTTTCTTCTCCAGTATTTTTTACATCATTTTCGGATCTGCGGAAGTACAGCCATGGAATGAACCTAAAAACGAAAGCG tcggTGTTCGGAGTTTCATGCAGATGAAAACGGATTACGGTTCCTCTGCAGAATATACGTCTTCACCATCGTCGTTTG TTAAAGTCACGTCAAAGTTTACCATGTTTGTTCGACAATaa